Proteins encoded by one window of Musa acuminata AAA Group cultivar baxijiao chromosome BXJ2-9, Cavendish_Baxijiao_AAA, whole genome shotgun sequence:
- the LOC135623854 gene encoding lactoylglutathione lyase-like codes for MASSMVEETVPSENVLEWVEKDKRRFLHAVYRVGDLDRTIKFYTECFGMKLLRKRDIPEEKYSNAFLGFGPEASHFVVELTYNYGVDKYDIGTGFGHFAIASEDVYKLVEGIRAKGGKITREPGPVKGGTTVIAFVQDPDGYMFELIQRGPTPEPLCQIMLRVGDLERSIKFYEKACGMKLLRTRDNPDYKYTIAMMGYAEEKESTVLELTYNYGVTEYTKGNAYAQVAISTEDVYRSAAVVDLVAKEVGGKITRQPGPIPGINTKITSFLDPDGWKVVLVDHSDFLKELE; via the exons ATGGCTTCCAGCATGGTGGAAGAGACTGTTCCTAGTGAAAATGTACTTGAATGGGTTGAAAAAGACAAGCGCCGATTTCTACATGCTGTTTATCGTGTTGGAGATTTAGACCGGACCATAAA ATTTTATACTGAATGCTTTGGGATGAAACTGCTGCGTAAGAGAGACATTCCTGAAGAGAAATATTCAAATGCATTTCTTGGCTTTGGTCCAGAAGCTTCTCATTTTGTGGTAGAGCTGACGTATA ATTATGGGGTGGATAAGTATGACATTGGCACAGGCTTTGGGCATTTTGCTATTGCATCGGAAGAT GTTTATAAATTGGTTGAGGGCATCAGGGCCAAGGGTGGTAAGATTACACGTGAACCAGGTCCTGTTAAAGGAGGAACAACAGTTATTGCTTTTGTTCAAGACCCTGATGGTTATATGTTTGAGCTTATTCAAAGGGGCCCGACGCCTGAGCCTCTTTGCCAAATTATGCTTCGTGTGGGCGACTTAGAAAGATCCATCAAGTTTTACGAGAAG GCTTGTGGGATGAAGTTATTGAGGACACGAGATAATCCTGACTACAAG TATACTATTGCCATGATGGGTTATGCTGAAGAAAAGGAATCAACAGTGCTAGAGTTGACATACAATTATGGTGTGACAGAATATACCAAAGGCAATGCATATGCTCAG GTTGCTATTAGCACTGAAGATGTTTATAGAAGTGCTGCTGTTGTGGATTTGGTTGCCAAGGAGGTAGGAGGAAAAATTACAAGGCAACCAGGACCAATTCCAGGAATCAACACTAAAATTACTTCCTTCCTTGATCCAGATGGCTGGAAAGTG GTTCTAGTTGACCACTCTGACTTTCTCAAGGAGCTTGAGTAA